The genomic region AAGGGCACTTCTGTTTTCTGTATGCTCATTACACAAGCAGCGGGATATGAGCAAAGCCACCTTCAGGAAATAGTAAGAAAATCTAGGGACTCTCgcttaaaacaaaagaatggAGGAAACAGTGCCATGCAGCATTACAAACTCATGTCGCCAAAACTGGAACTCTCTTGTGCCCGACAAATGCCTGCCGAAGCATATGATATCCGTTTCTGTAATGCTCAAGGGAGAAGCAAAGTTGCCTTATAGCTTCACGTTTCTCCTCTGCTCCTTCCAATATTGCGATTCTTTGCCTCTCAATCTCATCCTCAAGTTCCTTAGCTCTTACTTGCAATTCCTCCACCAGTTTATGTGCTCCTTGAGCGCTAGCGAGTAGCTCCACGTGTTCCATATGTAATTGGTGCGGATGCTTGTCCATTTGATCAATCTGATCATCCCTCGAACTAACCTCTGTTTTGAGTGAATCAACTTGGGCCTTATGCTCGTCTATCTCTGATTTTAAAGTctcaatattttcatttaaacttttaatgcAATCACCTCTCTTAGCAATCTCCATTTTCAACAGCTCAATTTCACTGCGAAACCTCTCCTCCGATTCTCTCTTTCCGTTCACAGCTTTTCTGATCTCCTCCTCCATGGAACGACCACGTGATTCCCATTCTCGGAGCTGTTCCTCCATACAAGTCCGCTCCTCcaacaattttgatatttcAGCTTTAATATGAGCCTTTTCAGGAAAAATCTTCTGCTCAGCATCAGATACAGCTATCTTTAAATCCCTGATCTCATGATCTCTGTCTGATAAACTAGTCTTTAACCTAGCCATTCTTTCCTGCAGCTTGGAGACCTCTCTTTTCTCTGTATTCAGTTTGGATTTCCATGTTATTATCTCCCTTTGAGCCGTATCAAGCTGAGCCTGcaaattttgaactttttcatCAGATTGTTTCTTCTCAAGCTTCAAACTAGCAATTTCTTTCTCAGAATTCCGGACCATTTCTTTTGTGATTCTCAGCTCTTCCACCAGTACCTGCATCTTGCCATCTGGGTGTTGAGCTTCTTTCTCCAATACACTAATCCTTTCTTGAGGCTCTGATGCCTGATTTACCTGTATCTCCAGCTCAGCCCTGTGCATCGTGACACTTTCCTCTTCTGAGGATTCATCCTCAGCTGTTTCCTGCGG from Theobroma cacao cultivar B97-61/B2 chromosome 9, Criollo_cocoa_genome_V2, whole genome shotgun sequence harbors:
- the LOC18591097 gene encoding protein NETWORKED 4A isoform X1, which encodes MANPVGHITKSMKRTESRKSHSWWWDSHISPKNSRWLAENLEEMDRSVKRMLKLIEEDGDSFAKKAEMYYQKRPELISHVEEFYRMYRSLAERYDQLMGELKKNIPSDLQSQGSGISDIGSELPSIWPSPDQRLSRRKSGPRAAGFDVFLGSGGSSSDVYQKEGDESSSLSDSEPESDDSSVNNYSVLSGNGGGQGVRKMIELEIELREVKEKLRVLEEENTDGSITGSKIDNSDLLARIGEYEEELKVANKKIQLSEEKITLLRIELQKYKPQETAEDESSEEESVTMHRAELEIQVNQASEPQERISVLEKEAQHPDGKMQVLVEELRITKEMVRNSEKEIASLKLEKKQSDEKVQNLQAQLDTAQREIITWKSKLNTEKREVSKLQERMARLKTSLSDRDHEIRDLKIAVSDAEQKIFPEKAHIKAEISKLLEERTCMEEQLREWESRGRSMEEEIRKAVNGKRESEERFRSEIELLKMEIAKRGDCIKSLNENIETLKSEIDEHKAQVDSLKTEVSSRDDQIDQMDKHPHQLHMEHVELLASAQGAHKLVEELQVRAKELEDEIERQRIAILEGAEEKREAIRQLCFSLEHYRNGYHMLRQAFVGHKRVPVLAT
- the LOC18591097 gene encoding protein NETWORKED 4A isoform X2, with protein sequence MKRTESRKSHSWWWDSHISPKNSRWLAENLEEMDRSVKRMLKLIEEDGDSFAKKAEMYYQKRPELISHVEEFYRMYRSLAERYDQLMGELKKNIPSDLQSQGSGISDIGSELPSIWPSPDQRLSRRKSGPRAAGFDVFLGSGGSSSDVYQKEGDESSSLSDSEPESDDSSVNNYSVLSGNGGGQGVRKMIELEIELREVKEKLRVLEEENTDGSITGSKIDNSDLLARIGEYEEELKVANKKIQLSEEKITLLRIELQKYKPQETAEDESSEEESVTMHRAELEIQVNQASEPQERISVLEKEAQHPDGKMQVLVEELRITKEMVRNSEKEIASLKLEKKQSDEKVQNLQAQLDTAQREIITWKSKLNTEKREVSKLQERMARLKTSLSDRDHEIRDLKIAVSDAEQKIFPEKAHIKAEISKLLEERTCMEEQLREWESRGRSMEEEIRKAVNGKRESEERFRSEIELLKMEIAKRGDCIKSLNENIETLKSEIDEHKAQVDSLKTEVSSRDDQIDQMDKHPHQLHMEHVELLASAQGAHKLVEELQVRAKELEDEIERQRIAILEGAEEKREAIRQLCFSLEHYRNGYHMLRQAFVGHKRVPVLAT
- the LOC18591097 gene encoding protein NETWORKED 4A isoform X3, translated to MDRSVKRMLKLIEEDGDSFAKKAEMYYQKRPELISHVEEFYRMYRSLAERYDQLMGELKKNIPSDLQSQGSGISDIGSELPSIWPSPDQRLSRRKSGPRAAGFDVFLGSGGSSSDVYQKEGDESSSLSDSEPESDDSSVNNYSVLSGNGGGQGVRKMIELEIELREVKEKLRVLEEENTDGSITGSKIDNSDLLARIGEYEEELKVANKKIQLSEEKITLLRIELQKYKPQETAEDESSEEESVTMHRAELEIQVNQASEPQERISVLEKEAQHPDGKMQVLVEELRITKEMVRNSEKEIASLKLEKKQSDEKVQNLQAQLDTAQREIITWKSKLNTEKREVSKLQERMARLKTSLSDRDHEIRDLKIAVSDAEQKIFPEKAHIKAEISKLLEERTCMEEQLREWESRGRSMEEEIRKAVNGKRESEERFRSEIELLKMEIAKRGDCIKSLNENIETLKSEIDEHKAQVDSLKTEVSSRDDQIDQMDKHPHQLHMEHVELLASAQGAHKLVEELQVRAKELEDEIERQRIAILEGAEEKREAIRQLCFSLEHYRNGYHMLRQAFVGHKRVPVLAT